Proteins found in one Thalassophryne amazonica chromosome 1, fThaAma1.1, whole genome shotgun sequence genomic segment:
- the slc35b3 gene encoding adenosine 3'-phospho 5'-phosphosulfate transporter 2 isoform X2 translates to MLPTATKTMSAKYGLVGYNSSRKYISISIPSSTEVMSPHIKSVEELRVLGINLSSFSAPAQFFICVAGVFLFYLIYGYLQELIFSVEGFKPFGWYLTLVQFGFYSVFGLVELQLTPDKRRRIPWKTYVIIAFLTVGTMGMSNTSLGYLNYPTQVIFKCCKLIPVMIGGVFIQGKRYNLIDVCAALCMSLGLIWFTLADSKVAPNFNVTGVLLISLALCADAAIGNVQEKAMKLHNGSNSEMVLYSYSIGFIYILTGLICVGGLGPAVAFCSEHPVKTYGYAFFFSLTGYFGISFVLALIKLFGALVAVTVTTGRKAMTIVLSFFFFTKPFTFQYIWGGLLVLFGIFLNVYSKNQDKIKLPSLKDLRSWLLIGKKVRFISQNV, encoded by the exons ATG CTCCCAACAGCCACCAAAACAATGAGTGCCAAATATGGTCTGGTGGGCTATAACAGTTCACGGAAATATATTTCAATATCTATCCCCTCATCCACGGAGGTGATGTCACCCCACATAAAGTCGGTTGAGGAGCTGAGAGTCTTGGGTATTAACCTGAGTAGCTTCAGTGCCCCAGCACAGTTTTTCATCTGTGTGGCTGGAGTGTTCCTCTTTTATCTCATCTATGGCTACTTGCAG GAGCTGATTTTTTCTGTAGAAGGATTCAAACCCTTTGGTTGGTACCTCACTTTGGTCCAGTTTGGCTTCTATTCTGTATTCGGGCTAGTGGAGCTTCAACTCACACCCGACAAGCGCAGAAG GATACCATGGAAGACTTACGTGATTATAGCATTTTTAACAGTGGGCACCATGGGCATGTCCAATACCTCACTGGGCTACTTGAACTACCCTACACAGGTCATCTTCAAGTGTTGTAAGCTCATCCCTGTCATGATCGGTGGAGTGTTTATACAAG GTAAACGATATAATCTGATCGATGTGTGTGCTGCTCTCTGCATGAGTCTGGGGCTCATCTGGTTTACCCTCGCCGACAGCAAAGTGGCCCCCAATTTCAATGTCACCG GAGTTCTGCTCATCTCTCTGGCGCTGTGTGCAGATGCTGCAATTGGAAATGTGCAGGAGAAAGCCATGAAGCTCCACAACGGCTCCAACTCTGAAATG GTGCTGTACTCGTACTCCATTGGTTTCATCTACATTCTCACAGGGCTGATCTGTGTGGGTGGGCTGGGCCCAGCAGTGGCATTCTGCTCAGAG CATCCTGTGAAGACCTACGGTTATGCGTTCTTCTTCTCTCTTACGGGTTATTTTGGCATCTCCTTCGTACTGGCTTTGATCAAACTCTTTGGTGCCCTGGTTGCTGTTACAG TGACCACAGGCCGAAAGGCCATGACTATCGtactttccttcttcttcttcacaaaGCCTTTTACTTTTCA GTACATCTGGGGGGGCCTTCTGGTGCTCTTTGGAATCTTCTTGAATGTTTATAGTAAAAATCAAGACAAAATTAAACTGCCATCTTTGAAGGACCTCAGGAGCTGGCTGCTGATAGGAAAAAAAGTCAGATTTATATCACAAAATGTATAG
- the slc35b3 gene encoding adenosine 3'-phospho 5'-phosphosulfate transporter 2 isoform X1: protein MKGQENAGLPCIQLPEQLPTATKTMSAKYGLVGYNSSRKYISISIPSSTEVMSPHIKSVEELRVLGINLSSFSAPAQFFICVAGVFLFYLIYGYLQELIFSVEGFKPFGWYLTLVQFGFYSVFGLVELQLTPDKRRRIPWKTYVIIAFLTVGTMGMSNTSLGYLNYPTQVIFKCCKLIPVMIGGVFIQGKRYNLIDVCAALCMSLGLIWFTLADSKVAPNFNVTGVLLISLALCADAAIGNVQEKAMKLHNGSNSEMVLYSYSIGFIYILTGLICVGGLGPAVAFCSEHPVKTYGYAFFFSLTGYFGISFVLALIKLFGALVAVTVTTGRKAMTIVLSFFFFTKPFTFQYIWGGLLVLFGIFLNVYSKNQDKIKLPSLKDLRSWLLIGKKVRFISQNV, encoded by the exons atgaagggccaagaaaaTGCAGGACTTCCTTGCATCCAGTTGCCTGAGCAG CTCCCAACAGCCACCAAAACAATGAGTGCCAAATATGGTCTGGTGGGCTATAACAGTTCACGGAAATATATTTCAATATCTATCCCCTCATCCACGGAGGTGATGTCACCCCACATAAAGTCGGTTGAGGAGCTGAGAGTCTTGGGTATTAACCTGAGTAGCTTCAGTGCCCCAGCACAGTTTTTCATCTGTGTGGCTGGAGTGTTCCTCTTTTATCTCATCTATGGCTACTTGCAG GAGCTGATTTTTTCTGTAGAAGGATTCAAACCCTTTGGTTGGTACCTCACTTTGGTCCAGTTTGGCTTCTATTCTGTATTCGGGCTAGTGGAGCTTCAACTCACACCCGACAAGCGCAGAAG GATACCATGGAAGACTTACGTGATTATAGCATTTTTAACAGTGGGCACCATGGGCATGTCCAATACCTCACTGGGCTACTTGAACTACCCTACACAGGTCATCTTCAAGTGTTGTAAGCTCATCCCTGTCATGATCGGTGGAGTGTTTATACAAG GTAAACGATATAATCTGATCGATGTGTGTGCTGCTCTCTGCATGAGTCTGGGGCTCATCTGGTTTACCCTCGCCGACAGCAAAGTGGCCCCCAATTTCAATGTCACCG GAGTTCTGCTCATCTCTCTGGCGCTGTGTGCAGATGCTGCAATTGGAAATGTGCAGGAGAAAGCCATGAAGCTCCACAACGGCTCCAACTCTGAAATG GTGCTGTACTCGTACTCCATTGGTTTCATCTACATTCTCACAGGGCTGATCTGTGTGGGTGGGCTGGGCCCAGCAGTGGCATTCTGCTCAGAG CATCCTGTGAAGACCTACGGTTATGCGTTCTTCTTCTCTCTTACGGGTTATTTTGGCATCTCCTTCGTACTGGCTTTGATCAAACTCTTTGGTGCCCTGGTTGCTGTTACAG TGACCACAGGCCGAAAGGCCATGACTATCGtactttccttcttcttcttcacaaaGCCTTTTACTTTTCA GTACATCTGGGGGGGCCTTCTGGTGCTCTTTGGAATCTTCTTGAATGTTTATAGTAAAAATCAAGACAAAATTAAACTGCCATCTTTGAAGGACCTCAGGAGCTGGCTGCTGATAGGAAAAAAAGTCAGATTTATATCACAAAATGTATAG